The genomic stretch AAACATAATACTAAAACTTATTTCAGTCTCTGTCTCTTAGTCTttgtctctcagtctcagtctttcagtatctgtctctccaccaaacgctacctaataGACTAAATGACACTTGGCTCGTAGCTGGAGTGTTGGCCTTTGAGGTTAGTAGTTCAACCTTTTTTGTTAGTATTTAATAGGTTTAATATTTGTAGATTTATATAATTATCTTCTAATACGTTTAGGGTGTTAGTCTTTAGTAACttagaaatatatatatttgttacATTTATTGTAAACGCATAGGTAGGTGTATTATAAGTTATAGTACTGTTTAAGGACCATTAACGGTTTAGATGTAACTAATGTGCGCTAGTTATCTGTTATGGCATTTGCGGTGACCACAGTTATTTTTACCACACCGTGTGACACTAGGTCTCCCACCGCCACCCATCCTGCTTCCCTATATAAGGGAGGCTAGATTTGGGCATGCAGTAGAGTTAAGGGATTTTATGTTTGACGGTTGTTTGATTTCTGTATTTGTCGAGCAGTGGAGGCCGGAGACCCATACGTTCCACCTTCCGTGGGGTGAGACCAGCATTACGCTTGAGGATATTGCCTACCACACTGGACTGCACACTGCCAGAGAGCTCGTTGTGGGTTGTACCAGAGACTTCCAACGGTGGCACCAGCACCCGACATGGGAGTGGGTTGAGGATTATTGGGCGCCAGGCCGTCACTACTACAGGAGGGAGGGAAGCAGGTGTTTGCAGTCAGGATGACGTGGCTCAGAGACCGAGTGGAACATATTCCTAATGGGGCAGCCCCGGAGACTCTCCGGCAGTATGTCCGATGCTACCTGATGATGCTGATTGAGTGTTTCTGTTCTCAGACAAGTCGGCTACACTTGTGCCGTTGAGATGGCTGCCACTGCTAGAGAATTTCGATCGATGCAGCCAATTGTCATGGGGTCTGCACTTCTCTACCATACCTACCACTCGTTGTGCACGGTGGCATCCCGTAATGTGACGGACATTGCGGGGTGTATGTTGCTTCTTGTATCGTGGATCTACCATAGGTTCCATGCTTTAGTGTAGCAGGTTATGACGTCATCAAGTTCCCACTTGCTTCCAGGTATATGAAAGTTGTAATTAATTTGTTGATTACCATATAGTAGACACGTAATATATGTTGGAATATAACTAATGAAAATCTGTAAAACTATCTTTGATCTACGCAGGTTGGCAGGGCTAATGCAAAAGAGCAGAGATCGTCATGATAGCAGGATACTGAGTTTGCATCGTCGTATCGATGCACTGACATTTGAGCAGGTATGATAGAGTGTGATctatgtattttttttcaatctaCCATTGGTATATCGTTTAATTAATGAAGCTccctaaatatttttaaaacagtTTCACTGTACACTGTACGACGATGCAGAGCTACGTCAGATTACGCTGGACTGGCTCATGGCTAACGCAGAGCTTTATACATGGAGGGCTGTCGTCCTTATCGTCTGCTTTCACTTTGTTGAGTTCCATCACATTAACAAGGTGAAGAAGAAGCTAGGGGGCAGCAGCATAGGCCAGCAGACCCAGTGAACGTTGATGAGTATCTCTTTAAGACGTCTAAGGGAGATGACACCTGATGGCTAGACCAGCATCATTACTGGTATGACCTATTCAGGGGCCGTTACCAAGCACAACACTTGGTTACAATCGACACAGGAATACCTCACCTGGTGGCAGCAGGCCTGCAGAGTGAGATATCTTTCCGGTGATGACATCTTGGCCGATCCCAGAGCAGCAGCCCCACTGGCTGATATCCTCCCTCTAGCCCCTGGTCACAGAGATGAGATACAGTTACCGCCGGATGCCCCAGATTGGAGATGACGGGCGAGGAGGCGACTTTGTGATGATGTCTGGAGACCAGCATGACAGGCATGTGGTCAACCACTCGTAGGGACGGTGAGGATCCTTAGGACGGAGACCGACAGTTGTCAGACGAGGAAGTTGAGTACACCCGACAGGAGGAGGTACCCGAGGATGTCATTCCCGATGGACATGCAGAGCAGCCGTCCGATGCATTTTTCGCTGACCATGAGGCTTATGCCGAGTACCTCCATACCTGGTCACCACGCGGTTGATGACACCGGATGGGAGTAGCCTTAATTCGACATTGGATCCGATGTCGAGATAAACATCGATGATATGTTCAAGATCATCGGGGCGACCAATGATGCGATGAAGGACTTGGCTAGTCGTTATCGCCACCGGAGAGACGATACCGACATACTTGGGACATCGAGCAGTGTATCCACCCAACATGGGACAGCTCTTCCAGGGTACTATCAGACTCCTCTTCCACCACCGCACCAGTCTGGTTCTGCTCCATTACCCTACTATCAGACTCCATCCCTACCACCACTGCCGCCACTGTCCGGTTCTATCTGGCCACCACCTCTTACGCCTCCTCCCATGATTGTAGCAGCTCCTTCTCCGCCACCACACCAGCGTCCACCACCCACTTTCAGCCAGCCAGTTGTTCGTCCTCGTCCATACCATTCTCTCAAAGTGTCTTGTCCTCGTGGATGTGGGACTGGACACCACTTGAAACCTGCCACTGGACGGCGTTAGTTACCATTATTGCTATGTATTTTGCTTATTACTTCTGTTTATAGACTTTCATCACATGTATGACTCTTTTTTAGTGCATCCGAATGTATGACTTGACTTGTTTATCCATGTGagtatatgttttttttttataaaattattgtaacgttatatataaaaattgtcCT from Arachis stenosperma cultivar V10309 chromosome 9, arast.V10309.gnm1.PFL2, whole genome shotgun sequence encodes the following:
- the LOC130949644 gene encoding pollen-specific leucine-rich repeat extensin-like protein 3, which translates into the protein MFKIIGATNDAMKDLASRYRHRRDDTDILGTSSSVSTQHGTALPGYYQTPLPPPHQSGSAPLPYYQTPSLPPLPPLSGSIWPPPLTPPPMIVAAPSPPPHQRPPPTFSQPVVRPRPYHSLKVSCPRGCGTGHHLKPATGRR